The Lagopus muta isolate bLagMut1 chromosome 6, bLagMut1 primary, whole genome shotgun sequence sequence atgtattcattttctattaaaaaaaaaataaacagttgcCTCTGCCccctttgctgcttttcagacaGTTTCTGAACTCAATCCTTAAATGttctatgaaattattttctgtagcaACAGACTAAATCTaacaaaagaaaggagagaaacagtGTGGTCTTACTCAAGACTGCTTCCAAAATTGACTTTTCTACTACATTCCCTTCACTGGTTTGCTAGAGAAAGATTAATTTCTTCagttaatttgtatttttaatttagatttatCTTAGTACTGGAATCCACGAAGGGTCCAAACCATATTTTAATGGCAGATCAAGGCATAATTAGGTCTACTCTGAGCCAGAGTAGACTGGTCTGTATACATTTCCATGCATTAGAAAGTACGATTCAGCTGTCTGCAAAGAGATAGACTAATTATAGCGTCAGGGAGGATTAATGCTGTTCTTGTTCCAGCAACTTGTTATTCGCAGTGTGAAAGCCCTCAAGCATCTTTTGCTTACAGGGGGCAAATTTGGGGACTGCCCTGGGATGCAACAGAATAAAGTCACTTTGTCAGGACAAAACCATAAAGATGGTAATTGTATGAATGGCATTTCAGTGTGAGCTGTGTGAACTCTGAATTTTCTCACTACGCTGTAATAGACTGAATATGGGCACAGTGTCATTGTGATAGTGTGTCAGTCACCCCTAGTCCTGCCTCACATTGTTCTACACAGGACTGCAGATTTTCTGCTCTATCACGGGGAAGGAATTTGAGTTGCTTAGAAATGTTCATCTATTCAAAAATGATTAAAgactttgtttattttcaacattCCAATGCCACTTTTGTGCAGCTGTGTTCCTCTCTCTTTGCACTGGTTTGGAAAAGGAACACATTTTGGAAAGTGCAAACCAGGAAAAAGCTtagcattttcttcagtttctctgttAATGTAGCTTTTTTGCATTGCAGTCGTGTTCGTTGCTAACAAGTCACAGGTGAGCACCACATGAGCAGCTGAAGATATGATTATAATGGGTGTGTTGACAGTTCTTTATCCCTAACATATGCATCTTAACATGCATATGTGTATCTGTCATAGAGTGGTTGCTTACAGTTTCTTGGTGATGTGGATCCATGTGtgcagtattttaaatatatatgtatttaaggATATATATATCCTTTTTAGTTATCTCCTGGCCAAGCTCTTTTGAGTGGTGGTCATTTCCTCTAGCCCTAACTGATCACCTTCTTACTAATTTTATGCATAATCTGTTTGTTGAGAAAAATCACTTGTTAAAACGGCCCTGGGAAGGTTGATATATTTTTACAGAGATAATTCTAATAGATGTTGGTGGTGGAAGAGAAAGCCTGGAAAAGTTACAGCACACTCCTTGTATTTCCAAGCACAGTAATGGATGGagttgaaatagaaatattctGTTGTTCAATGATGGAACAGTATGTTAGATACCATACAAACCACTGTGTCCCACTTTGGTAAGAATACTTTCTTAGCTCTGAAACTTCACTAGAATGAAACAGTTTTTATACCTGATCAACATAATTATTTGACAGACTATTAACATACCTTCATAAAATCCCTGCTGTAAAGCtctaaggaaacaaaaacatatgGTTTTGTGTTTGCTCTGCTATTCTTTCTATTTATGTTCTCTGatatgtaaagaagaaaaaacatgcaaCTACAAATCATCCAATTGTGGTTATATATGCTGTCTCTTCTTCAGTAACCCAGAGTACAAGGACACCCCCATGGATATTGCACAACTTCCTCATCTGCCAGAGAAAACCTCAGAATCCTCAGAGACCTCTGACTCTGAATCAGACTCAAAGGACAATTCAGGTAATACAAATGATGTATCCTTCTTTATAGTCACAAAAGGTCCATGACATGAGAGCCACATGGTTGCCTTTCCAACAGCTTCTCAATGTTTCTCAAGGAGTGTTTTGttacaacagcaaaaaatccTGTAGAATTAAGTTGAAGAAATCCAAGACAATATTTTAATAACCTCAGCATTTTCACAGTATCTCAATTTCCTCAAAGTTTCTATTAATTCTGTGGCTACATCCTTGCCTACACTGcactgaacaaaatatttggGTCTCCAGCTAAGCTTCATAAAGAGGTGTTTGCCTTATGAAAGACCATGGAATTGTAACTGTTGAATATAATTATagtttttatatttcaaaagcaGTCAAACTTTCTGAACATAAATATCCACCATCAGTCTCCATGACCTTTTTTCttatagaaatgctttttttattattactagtCTCACTGGGGAACAATGAAGACTGCAAGGTTTTAGGGTCTTCTTGGgttaaaataattacaatttaTTGGAAGGTATAGGTTCAAGCACTTTTTTCTAAGCTCTTAAAGTCTAGGATTCAGCTATGTTTTAAAAGCTAAATGTAATTATCAAACTTAATATATAAATTAGTTTTACAGATGGTCCATGCACAGATGATTCACTGTGATTATACATGCCCAGGTACAGATTAACtggcttttaaaggaaaatgtttgtcTGTCGCCCAAGTTGAGGTTACTTGACTGCAGCACATATATAtgataacatttaaaaaagaaaagaagaaccaaAATTGGAAAAAAGCACTACTGTGTGTGCTTCCTTTATACTGTCTTGTTTCTAAATAGCCAAAGAGCACACGTGAAGAAAAGTTTGCATTTCTCATGAGCACTCTAAGTTTCTCCAGGTGAGATATACACATATGGTCATAACTCCTAAGGCTGACTCAGACCAAGAGGGTATTCTTTAATGGTGCAGAGATGTGTACATCCTAGAAGATGTCTACAAGCCTTACTAGACAGCAAAAGAGAGGGTTGTTTCttgcaaaataattaaacagaaattGCAAGGGATCTGAAATCAGAGCACTGTATTGGATGCAACCAACAAGTTCAGTTCAAGCTCTGATAAAATCCCAAACAAATTTTGTGCAGTTTTAGAATCCTTCACCATAAACCCACACTTGTCCAACTAGAAATCAGGTCTAGAAGACaacatctttaaaaattatAAGTGAAACTTAGACCCAGATGGCTGCAGTTTGGAGTGTTGTGGctcttcatttgtttctgtgggttttgtttttcaaaatgagaGGTCTCTCTGTTGTTAATGACTCAAGCAGAAGTCTCTCCAAGCAACTTACTTGAAATTAATACAAAGTGTATTGCCCTGAATCCTCAGGCAGCTTCCCCATCAGGCCTACCTGCTCCAGCGTTTCCAGCTCTGTTTGGTATTAACATGGCTTCAGGAGTAACcattctgtaaaagaaaactgCCCCTTCCCCTCTCAAACACAAATGTACTGAAAGGGGCAGTACTTAGCCCtgatgagtggaaaaaaaagaaatcttttatttcccaACAAAAGATATCTGGCTGTTTTGTAAAAGACGGGGTCTCCTGAAGCCTTTCATGACCCTTTCAAACACAGCATGATAATGGAGAGTATTCATTCTCATGAGTCCAGTGGACTAGAGTGTTTATCTCATCCGTATTCAAATTAggtaaaaaaaatctaaaatacaaCTGAAAGAATTCAGGCAAGAAGAGTGACAGCTTCTCAGTGCTGTAGATGGGCTGCTTTCAATGGCCCTTAGATGATTTGGATCAATCGAGAATTTAATTCGCTGcctgaatctttttttctgtgttttttttcccttgcccTTCAAGAGAATATGAAAAGCCAGGCTAGCAACGTAACAAAATTGTTTAAACTGGTTTATTCATTCAGATTTATACACATATGACCTGCTTCTCCTCTCAATACTGGAGGAGAGTGGCAGAAATTCCACAGTAGTCAGAGTAGCTGTGTCTCTTCGAAGTGGTGAAGGTGAAGGAAAATGAGATGACTAAGAATCCTCATTAGTTAATAGTGCTACATTTTGATGCCTTCCCACTTGAGGAGAACACATAAGTGAAAGAACAATAATCAGAGCATAATGGTCATAATGGGATTGTTCACTGACTCCTCTTCCTTCAGGTGAAACAGGGCTCTCGTGCTCACAGTTGTAAAGACAGTTCTTACCAACAGAGCAGATATAAAGGGCTCCTCATCCAAGGTGCCTTAGTATATGCTCAAGAAAAATTCAGGCCAGACAGATAGCACAGGCCTTTAGTGCCTTGAAAATCCCAGGTCAGAGAGATTAATGGTGATCAAAACTCCGCCAACACCATATTGCAAATAAACATGGCTCTACAGAAGAGAATGCCTCATTGGTAGGTAGAAATCTAGATTTGGGCTGTAATATTATATTCTCATTGCTAATGATTTGtttcactttccttttgctttagAGGACAATGAGAACTCAAAGTCAGACGAGAAAGGAAACCAGTCAGAAAACAGCGAAGACCCTGAATCTGACAGGAAAAAGTCAGGAAATCAGTCAGATAATGAAATGAACTGTAATGATGATGGGAACAGCTCCAGCAACCAGGACAGCAGGGACAGTGATGACAGCTTTGAGAATTCGGACTTCGAGAATCAAAAAGCTCCTGAGGACAGTTTTGGCACTCTTGGTTCTATGCAGATCAAGGTGGAGCGTTTTGTTGAGAGTGAGTCAGACTTGCGGTTGCAGAACTGTGAATCACTGACCTCGGACAGTGCCAAGGACTCAGACAGTGCAGGGGAAGTAAATGCCCAGTCTTCTAGCAAACatcaaaagaggaagaagagaagaaaaaagcaaaagggagGCAGCATGACCAGGAGAAGGCTGTCAAGCACCTCAAGCCCAAACGGACTTGACTCAGCTTTGGTAGaccagccccagctgctctcGTCGCCAAACAGTGCCTCAGTGctcaaaattaaaacagaaatctcaGAACCTATCAATTTTGATAATGATAGCAGTATTTGGAATTACCCCCCCAACAGGGAAATCTCAAGGAATGAATCACCCTACAGTATGACCAAGCCCCCCAGCTCCGAGCACTTCCCTTCCCCCCAAGCCAGCAGTAGTTTACATGTCTCCATTCCAGACTCTGTTCTCACCCCACCAGGGACTGAAAATACTGCCAGCCGCAAAACTCAGTTCAGCACCTCATCCAACTCAGCCTTGGCTCCTGTGTCCTCTGACCCTTTGTCACCCCCGCTTTCAGCATCTCCAAGGGATAAACACCCAGGTGGTCCCACAACTTCCAACTCTTTGTTGTACACTGGGGATCTGGAAGCCCTTCAGAGGTTGCAAGCAGGCAATGTGGTGCTTCCTTTGGTTCACAGGGTAACAGGAACCCTTGCCGCaacaagcactgctgctcagagggTCTACACCACTGGCACTATTCGGTATGCTCCAGCTGAAGTTACTTTAGCCATGCAGGGCAACCTCCTCCCCAACACCCACGCTGTTAACTTTGTTGATGTTAACAGCCCCAGCTTTGGGCTGGATCCTAAAACACCGATGGAAATGCTCTACCACCACGTTCACCGACTCAATATGTCGGGACCATTTGGAAGTGCTGTGAGTGGGGCCAGTCTGACCCAAATGCCTGCAGGGAATGTGTTCACGACTGCCGAAGGACTTTTTTCCACTCTTCCATTTCCTGTGTACAGCAATGGCATTCATACTACACAGACTCTGGAACGGAAAGAGGATTGAAATATGACCACATACTGTGTTCAGTGTTAAGCTCTGAGGCATAGACTATGTTTTAATTTAGACCTTTAATTCTAGCACTTTGAATTCGAGCAGGTCAGTTTATTCTCTCAATATGACAGTCCCCATTTCATTCCCCTTCTCTTTAACTTGACTTATTCTTTAatgtaaagatatttttttatttttgccttcagaGAGTTGAAGTACCAGTTGCCTGCCATTTTGTCTTCTTCTAAGatgtgtgttttttcctttgcatcttTATTAAGATGCCTTTAATGTGTATGCCTCTGCCATAGAATACTCAGTGTTGTGGTAAAGAGATTTTAAAGTGACAACCATTGGTTTTACTTCAAAATGATCTTGATATGATCAAGATTAAAAGAGACAAGCATAAACAATGTGCCCTGTTTGACTAAGTCAAATGAAAAGGGGTTTTTGTTCCTAATTCCTTTAAAATAGGGGATAGTATTTTAGAATTTTATGCAGAgtttaattctctttttatgGTTAAGATTTTCTTACTTGCACATAAAATAATTTGGGTTCTTAAAAAGTTAATTTCTGGCCTGTGACTAGAATGTTGAAAAGTCGGACTAAATGTTAATTACTGAAACTTTAACTTAATTTCTAAAACCATGGTGCTATCATTTATTAATCTGTAATATCTTCATACAATTTGCAGCTTGTGGGCTGGGTTTTTTGAAAAGAATGTGTTCTGTACTGGTCAATAGTTGGGTGCTGCAGTCTCCTTGGTTAGTTAAGACAAAAGCCCTCATTAACATTTGCTGCAGGATTTAAATTTTTTACCTCCAAACTAACAAGCATAGCCTCACATTAAATTTAAATGGGTCAGGAAGCCTTTTTCAAAAAGcgcttaaaaataaaaaactcaaTTTAATTGATGCAAGGAGCAGTTTCTTAGGTGcatattgttttgcttttggttttttttttgtttttgtttttgtttttgtttctcagtgtaACTGAGGCTAATTCTACATCAAATAACActtcagagtaaaaaaaaaaaaagaaaaaaaagaaaaaaccacaaaaaaaaaaaccagaagaacTATttaacatgttttgtttttcatttaatattatAGAGGGAAGGTtgtaaatttctttttgttctttgatttgggtattttttgttgctttttctttatttctagtGTTGAAACCAATATGTTATAAAACTAAAGAATGGGTTAATAAGCTTGAAATAGATAACTACAACTGAAAACTGCACATtaagtaaaagagaagaaatctcCTATTTTGTCTTCATTGCCAGAAATCACAGTGTAGTGTCAAACACTGCAAATGACTGTCAAATATAAATTCTTCTTCCACTCCATCTTTGGCAGCTGTTTGTTAAGGCATCTAATAACAGATGTGAGAACTGTAATGTGTACAATGTGTAAGTGTCCTTGGCTGTCAGTCCCATTGCAGTTTCAATGTGTGTTACTATATGCAGTATATACTAAGCTAATGTAGTTGTTTTGTCCTTTGTCTTCTCTGTGCTTTATCTCTAGTCTGGAGTGGTAAAGTCCCATTCCTGCAGTCCTAGTGAACCAGTGATTCTTGGGGGTTAGTGGTTTTTGTGTGGTGGCCTTCCTCTGTAATGTCACCTTATGCTGCTTCCACTGTCTGTATaccttttaatttctgcagttgCTTTGCTGTTGTGTATTCTCCAACCTCtctctcccccacccctcccctcctctccacGCTTCCcgtctctttctcttcctctctcgTTCTCTCTTCTTCACTCTCAGAGAAAAGACTCTTAACTAGCTCAAGGTTAATGGAGCCATTTTTCCCACAGAGGAATTCTGGGTGTGACTTACTCTTCCAGTGTACCACACAATGCACTACAGAGTAATGCTCAGATTTATTAAGCAAATTGATGCCATATAGCCTCAGTTGTTAGTTAACATTCCCAGAGTCCCTTGTGCTCTAACCGTAAGCAGAGGGTGcatttctttggttttctcCCAGGTAGGCTGAGGGAGCAATACATACAGCAATCACCAGTGAGATAGGAAATCCTTTCAAAGATCAACCAATgtcatttaaaaaggaaacagcttAGAACTTTCCTATATATTTGCTTATGTGTGCAATGCTAATATATTAACTCAGCTGTCCTTTGAATTTTTGATCACTCACTGTGTTGAGTCAATTCCTCCAATAGCTTTGAATTTGAGATGTCGGTTCAAGCCGCTGTGGAACAATAATGAAAGGGAATTGGATGTCACAAATTTAATTAATGAGCTTTTAAAGGTTAAATTTGAAGGATTTAAGTAGGActaaaaaaggcaagaaagctGATTGGGAAATTCAGAGTTTAATTTTGGATGCTCTACTTTAGCTATTGAACAATCAAAGGAGTGCACCTATCAGCTACAAAGAACAGCTAGAcagctgttggttttttgttttgttctgttttgttttttataaatgtttctgtgttgtGTCAAAATGATTTCTGGTGATTTAAACTAACAGATAATCACAGCTGCTGTCTAAATCCATAGtgtttaaaattacaaaatgaaaaaaaacttcattacCTGTGAAGACTGTGTCTGTGTTTTTAACTATTTCTTGTACAAATATATGAAATCTTTTATGAGGAGACTGGTGCCAAGTAGCTGAATAACGGGGAAAGGGATTCTGTTCGTATAAATCTTAGCAGTGTTACCAACTctacaatataaaaaaaattaaaaccttaAAAAGTGACAGCTATGgtacatttattttgtgttaagCTAACCGAATCTAACTTCTCGAGTGCCTGGcttatttgaaacatttttttcattgatcATTGATAATGCTGCAAATCAGAAATGTACATACTTCATTTACAACAGGGTTCTTTTTATACTTTTGTAGATTCTCATACATGTCATACATGGTTGTCTTTAtgtaacttaattttttttcatcccgC is a genomic window containing:
- the NPAS3 gene encoding neuronal PAS domain-containing protein 3 isoform X1; amino-acid sequence: MHLALKCFWILVFGLLQFISSNFRITVQHPLPNQSECRKIYRYDGIYCESTYQNLQALRKEKSRDAARSRRGKENFEFYELAKLLPLPAAITSQLDKASIIRLTISYLKMRDFANQGDPPWNLRMEGPPPNTSVKVIGAQRRRSPSALAIEVFESHLGSHILQSLDGFVFALNQEGKFLYISETVSIYLGLSQVELTGSSVFDYVHPGDHVEMAEQLGMKLPPGRGLLSQGTAEDGASSASSSSQSETPEPVESTSPSLLTTDNTLERSFFIRMKSTLTKRGVHIKSSGYKVIHITGRLRLRVSLSHGRTVPSQIMGLVVVAHALPPPTINEVRIDCHMFVTRVNMDLNIIYCENRISDYMDLTPVDIVGKRCYHFIHAEDVEGIRHSHLDLLNKGQCVTKYYRWMQKNGGYIWIQSSATIAVNAKNASEKNIIWVNYLLSNPEYKDTPMDIAQLPHLPEKTSESSETSDSESDSKDNSEDNENSKSDEKGNQSENSEDPESDRKKSGNQSDNEMNCNDDGNSSSNQDSRDSDDSFENSDFENQKAPEDSFGTLGSMQIKVERFVESESDLRLQNCESLTSDSAKDSDSAGEVNAQSSSKHQKRKKRRKKQKGGSMTRRRLSSTSSPNGLDSALVDQPQLLSSPNSASVLKIKTEISEPINFDNDSSIWNYPPNREISRNESPYSMTKPPSSEHFPSPQASSSLHVSIPDSVLTPPGTENTASRKTQFSTSSNSALAPVSSDPLSPPLSASPRDKHPGGPTTSNSLLYTGDLEALQRLQAGNVVLPLVHRVTGTLAATSTAAQRVYTTGTIRYAPAEVTLAMQGNLLPNTHAVNFVDVNSPSFGLDPKTPMEMLYHHVHRLNMSGPFGSAVSGASLTQMPAGNVFTTAEGLFSTLPFPVYSNGIHTTQTLERKED
- the NPAS3 gene encoding neuronal PAS domain-containing protein 3 isoform X4, which gives rise to MGRAGAAANGNPQNVQGITSYQQRLQALRKEKSRDAARSRRGKENFEFYELAKLLPLPAAITSQLDKASIIRLTISYLKMRDFANQGDPPWNLRMEGPPPNTSVKVIGAQRRRSPSALAIEVFESHLGSHILQSLDGFVFALNQEGKFLYISETVSIYLGLSQVELTGSSVFDYVHPGDHVEMAEQLGMKLPPGRGLLSQGTAEDGASSASSSSQSETPEPVESTSPSLLTTDNTLERSFFIRMKSTLTKRGVHIKSSGYKVIHITGRLRLRVSLSHGRTVPSQIMGLVVVAHALPPPTINEVRIDCHMFVTRVNMDLNIIYCENRISDYMDLTPVDIVGKRCYHFIHAEDVEGIRHSHLDLLNKGQCVTKYYRWMQKNGGYIWIQSSATIAVNAKNASEKNIIWVNYLLSNPEYKDTPMDIAQLPHLPEKTSESSETSDSESDSKDNSEDNENSKSDEKGNQSENSEDPESDRKKSGNQSDNEMNCNDDGNSSSNQDSRDSDDSFENSDFENQKAPEDSFGTLGSMQIKVERFVESESDLRLQNCESLTSDSAKDSDSAGEVNAQSSSKHQKRKKRRKKQKGGSMTRRRLSSTSSPNGLDSALVDQPQLLSSPNSASVLKIKTEISEPINFDNDSSIWNYPPNREISRNESPYSMTKPPSSEHFPSPQASSSLHVSIPDSVLTPPGTENTASRKTQFSTSSNSALAPVSSDPLSPPLSASPRDKHPGGPTTSNSLLYTGDLEALQRLQAGNVVLPLVHRVTGTLAATSTAAQRVYTTGTIRYAPAEVTLAMQGNLLPNTHAVNFVDVNSPSFGLDPKTPMEMLYHHVHRLNMSGPFGSAVSGASLTQMPAGNVFTTAEGLFSTLPFPVYSNGIHTTQTLERKED
- the NPAS3 gene encoding neuronal PAS domain-containing protein 3 isoform X2 yields the protein MGRAGAAANGNPQNVQGITSYQQRITVQHPLPNQSECRKIYRYDGIYCESTYQNLQALRKEKSRDAARSRRGKENFEFYELAKLLPLPAAITSQLDKASIIRLTISYLKMRDFANQGDPPWNLRMEGPPPNTSVKVIGAQRRRSPSALAIEVFESHLGSHILQSLDGFVFALNQEGKFLYISETVSIYLGLSQVELTGSSVFDYVHPGDHVEMAEQLGMKLPPGRGLLSQGTAEDGASSASSSSQSETPEPVESTSPSLLTTDNTLERSFFIRMKSTLTKRGVHIKSSGYKVIHITGRLRLRVSLSHGRTVPSQIMGLVVVAHALPPPTINEVRIDCHMFVTRVNMDLNIIYCENRISDYMDLTPVDIVGKRCYHFIHAEDVEGIRHSHLDLLNKGQCVTKYYRWMQKNGGYIWIQSSATIAVNAKNASEKNIIWVNYLLSNPEYKDTPMDIAQLPHLPEKTSESSETSDSESDSKDNSEDNENSKSDEKGNQSENSEDPESDRKKSGNQSDNEMNCNDDGNSSSNQDSRDSDDSFENSDFENQKAPEDSFGTLGSMQIKVERFVESESDLRLQNCESLTSDSAKDSDSAGEVNAQSSSKHQKRKKRRKKQKGGSMTRRRLSSTSSPNGLDSALVDQPQLLSSPNSASVLKIKTEISEPINFDNDSSIWNYPPNREISRNESPYSMTKPPSSEHFPSPQASSSLHVSIPDSVLTPPGTENTASRKTQFSTSSNSALAPVSSDPLSPPLSASPRDKHPGGPTTSNSLLYTGDLEALQRLQAGNVVLPLVHRVTGTLAATSTAAQRVYTTGTIRYAPAEVTLAMQGNLLPNTHAVNFVDVNSPSFGLDPKTPMEMLYHHVHRLNMSGPFGSAVSGASLTQMPAGNVFTTAEGLFSTLPFPVYSNGIHTTQTLERKED
- the NPAS3 gene encoding neuronal PAS domain-containing protein 3 isoform X3 gives rise to the protein MAPTKPSFQQDPSRRERITVQHPLPNQSECRKIYRYDGIYCESTYQNLQALRKEKSRDAARSRRGKENFEFYELAKLLPLPAAITSQLDKASIIRLTISYLKMRDFANQGDPPWNLRMEGPPPNTSVKVIGAQRRRSPSALAIEVFESHLGSHILQSLDGFVFALNQEGKFLYISETVSIYLGLSQVELTGSSVFDYVHPGDHVEMAEQLGMKLPPGRGLLSQGTAEDGASSASSSSQSETPEPVESTSPSLLTTDNTLERSFFIRMKSTLTKRGVHIKSSGYKVIHITGRLRLRVSLSHGRTVPSQIMGLVVVAHALPPPTINEVRIDCHMFVTRVNMDLNIIYCENRISDYMDLTPVDIVGKRCYHFIHAEDVEGIRHSHLDLLNKGQCVTKYYRWMQKNGGYIWIQSSATIAVNAKNASEKNIIWVNYLLSNPEYKDTPMDIAQLPHLPEKTSESSETSDSESDSKDNSEDNENSKSDEKGNQSENSEDPESDRKKSGNQSDNEMNCNDDGNSSSNQDSRDSDDSFENSDFENQKAPEDSFGTLGSMQIKVERFVESESDLRLQNCESLTSDSAKDSDSAGEVNAQSSSKHQKRKKRRKKQKGGSMTRRRLSSTSSPNGLDSALVDQPQLLSSPNSASVLKIKTEISEPINFDNDSSIWNYPPNREISRNESPYSMTKPPSSEHFPSPQASSSLHVSIPDSVLTPPGTENTASRKTQFSTSSNSALAPVSSDPLSPPLSASPRDKHPGGPTTSNSLLYTGDLEALQRLQAGNVVLPLVHRVTGTLAATSTAAQRVYTTGTIRYAPAEVTLAMQGNLLPNTHAVNFVDVNSPSFGLDPKTPMEMLYHHVHRLNMSGPFGSAVSGASLTQMPAGNVFTTAEGLFSTLPFPVYSNGIHTTQTLERKED
- the NPAS3 gene encoding neuronal PAS domain-containing protein 3 isoform X6, whose protein sequence is MAPTKPSFQQDPSRRERLQALRKEKSRDAARSRRGKENFEFYELAKLLPLPAAITSQLDKASIIRLTISYLKMRDFANQGDPPWNLRMEGPPPNTSVKGIQMWKSEVCMRKTPCEVIGAQRRRSPSALAIEVFESHLGSHILQSLDGFVFALNQEGKFLYISETVSIYLGLSQVELTGSSVFDYVHPGDHVEMAEQLGMKLPPGRGLLSQGTAEDGASSASSSSQSETPEPVESTSPSLLTTDNTLERSFFIRMKSTLTKRGVHIKSSGYKVIHITGRLRLRVSLSHGRTVPSQIMGLVVVAHALPPPTINEVRIDCHMFVTRVNMDLNIIYCENRISDYMDLTPVDIVGKRCYHFIHAEDVEGIRHSHLDLLNKGQCVTKYYRWMQKNGGYIWIQSSATIAVNAKNASEKNIIWVNYLLSNPEYKDTPMDIAQLPHLPEKTSESSETSDSESDSKDNSEDNENSKSDEKGNQSENSEDPESDRKKSGNQSDNEMNCNDDGNSSSNQDSRDSDDSFENSDFENQKAPEDSFGTLGSMQIKVERFVESESDLRLQNCESLTSDSAKDSDSAGEVNAQSSSKHQKRKKRRKKQKGGSMTRRRLSSTSSPNGLDSALVDQPQLLSSPNSASVLKIKTEISEPINFDNDSSIWNYPPNREISRNESPYSMTKPPSSEHFPSPQASSSLHVSIPDSVLTPPGTENTASRKTQFSTSSNSALAPVSSDPLSPPLSASPRDKHPGGPTTSNSLLYTGDLEALQRLQAGNVVLPLVHRVTGTLAATSTAAQRVYTTGTIRYAPAEVTLAMQGNLLPNTHAVNFVDVNSPSFGLDPKTPMEMLYHHVHRLNMSGPFGSAVSGASLTQMPAGNVFTTAEGLFSTLPFPVYSNGIHTTQTLERKED
- the NPAS3 gene encoding neuronal PAS domain-containing protein 3 isoform X5, whose amino-acid sequence is MAPTKPSFQQDPSRRERLQALRKEKSRDAARSRRGKENFEFYELAKLLPLPAAITSQLDKASIIRLTISYLKMRDFANQGDPPWNLRMEGPPPNTSVKVIGAQRRRSPSALAIEVFESHLGSHILQSLDGFVFALNQEGKFLYISETVSIYLGLSQVELTGSSVFDYVHPGDHVEMAEQLGMKLPPGRGLLSQGTAEDGASSASSSSQSETPEPVESTSPSLLTTDNTLERSFFIRMKSTLTKRGVHIKSSGYKVIHITGRLRLRVSLSHGRTVPSQIMGLVVVAHALPPPTINEVRIDCHMFVTRVNMDLNIIYCENRISDYMDLTPVDIVGKRCYHFIHAEDVEGIRHSHLDLLNKGQCVTKYYRWMQKNGGYIWIQSSATIAVNAKNASEKNIIWVNYLLSNPEYKDTPMDIAQLPHLPEKTSESSETSDSESDSKDNSEDNENSKSDEKGNQSENSEDPESDRKKSGNQSDNEMNCNDDGNSSSNQDSRDSDDSFENSDFENQKAPEDSFGTLGSMQIKVERFVESESDLRLQNCESLTSDSAKDSDSAGEVNAQSSSKHQKRKKRRKKQKGGSMTRRRLSSTSSPNGLDSALVDQPQLLSSPNSASVLKIKTEISEPINFDNDSSIWNYPPNREISRNESPYSMTKPPSSEHFPSPQASSSLHVSIPDSVLTPPGTENTASRKTQFSTSSNSALAPVSSDPLSPPLSASPRDKHPGGPTTSNSLLYTGDLEALQRLQAGNVVLPLVHRVTGTLAATSTAAQRVYTTGTIRYAPAEVTLAMQGNLLPNTHAVNFVDVNSPSFGLDPKTPMEMLYHHVHRLNMSGPFGSAVSGASLTQMPAGNVFTTAEGLFSTLPFPVYSNGIHTTQTLERKED